One window of the Nicotiana tabacum cultivar K326 chromosome 4, ASM71507v2, whole genome shotgun sequence genome contains the following:
- the LOC107830941 gene encoding protein NUCLEAR FUSION DEFECTIVE 4-like isoform X1, producing MSTLNMLRKSENLKLVAKENVELILEYLITPQPKMDLDPDYNPSFKAKINTKWVATVTSIWIQCTSGSLYTFAIYSSALKSSQGYDQSALDVVSVFKDVGANVGILSGLLYSSVTVRRRRFGGPWVVLLAGAVQCFAGYFLMWLTVVGILPKPPLLVMCLYMLLAAHAMTFFNTANVVTAVHNFPNYRGTIVGIMKGFLGLSGAILIQVYQTIFRNRPTAYLLLLALLPPITTVLLMSFVTISQTNEDDEKKHLNGFSSIALVLASYLTAVIIVGNIFSLQLSVRITTFAVLIFLLLSPISVAISAHKEKSYRIVKYLLEQNSPAYEQNRSQTHVVDMGQSHDDYDELPAGADQERDRNEKKTPEWGEDMNLLQAMCTTGFWFLFVTTACGMGSGLATVNNISQIGGSLGYTVLEINTLVSLWSIWNFLGRFGAGYVSDYFLRSLGWSRPLFIAITLAGMTVGHAVIASGLPGALYAGSVIVGICYGSQWSLMPTIASEIFGAGHLGTIFNTITVASPVGSYLLSVWVVGYIYDKEASDEGNLCTGTHCFMLSFFIMAASTFFGALVALALFFRTRNFYNNVVHRRVAAS from the exons ATGTCAACACTCAACATGTTGAGGAAATCAGAAAATCTCAAATTAGTTGCGAAAGAAAACGTCGAGTTAATCCTAGAATATCTTATCACTCCTCAACCAAAAATGGATTTAGACCCAGATTACAATCCCAGTTTCAAGGCCAAAATCAACACCAAATGGGTAGCCACAGTAACCAGCATTTGGATCCAGTGCACCAGCGGCTCACTCTACACCTTCGCCATCTACTCTTCTGCTCTCAAATCTAGCCAAGGATACGATCAATCTGCCCTCGATGTTGTCTCTGTTTTCAAAGATGTTGGCGCTAATGTCGGCATTCTTTCCGGTCTCCTATACTCTTCTGTCACCGTCCGCCGCCGCCGTTTTGGTGGGCCGTGGGTGGTGCTGCTTGCCGGAGCTGTTCAGTGCTTTGCTGGGTATTTTCTTATGTGGTTGACCGTCGTGGGTATTCTGCCTAAACCCCCTTTATTGGTTATGTGCCTCTACATGCTTTTAGCTGCTCATGCTATGACTTTCTTCAACACGGCCAATGTTGTCACTGCTGTCCACAATTTCCCTAATTATAGAGGCACCATTGTTGGCATCATGAAG GGTTTCCTCGGGTTGAGTGGAGCAATTTTAATTCAAGTATATCAGACAATCTTTAGAAACAGGCCCACTGCATATCTTCTGTTATTGGCGTTGTTGCCTCCTATAACTACTGTGTTACTTATGTCGTTCGTAACAATCTCGCAAACAAATGAAGATGATGAGAAGAAGCATCTGAATGGTTTCTCATCGATTGCTTTGGTCCTGGCTTCTTATCTCACGGCAGTAATAATTGTGGGAAATATCTTCTCTTTACAATTGTCTGTTCGCATCACCACTTTTGCTGTACTCATTTTCTTGCTACTTTCCCCGATCTCTGTTGCAATCAGTGCCCACAAGGAAAAGTCTTATAGAATAGTTAAATACTTACTCGAGCAAAACTCACCGGCATATGAGCAAAATAGATCTCAGACGCATGTTGTGGACATGGGGCAAAGTCATGATGACTATGACGAGTTGCCTGCTGGAGCTGATCAAGAGAGAGATAGAAATGAGAAGAAGACTCCGGAATGGGGGGAAGATATGAACCTTCTTCAGGCAATGTGCACCACTGGTTTCTGGTTTTTGTTTGTTACCACTGCATGTGGAATGGGATCAGGGCTGGCCACAGTTAATAACATTAGCCAAATAGGAGGGTCTCTTGGGTACACAGTTTTGGAGATAAACACTTTAGTTTCTCTCTGGAGTATCTGGAATTTTCTTGGTCGCTTTGGAGCTGGTTATGTGTCAGATTATTTCTTACGCTCACTTGGTTGGTCAAGGCCATTGTTTATTGCCATTACTCTGGCTGGTATGACTGTTGGCCATGCTGTAATAGCGTCTGGTCTGCCCGGTGCTTTGTATGCCGGCTCTGTTATAGTTGGTATTTGTTATGGATCACAATGGTCACTAATGCCTACAATAGCTTCTGAGATATTTGGTGCAGGGCATCTGGGAACAATATTTAACACCATAACTGTAGCAAGCCCTGTGGGATCTTACCTACTGTCTGTGTGGGTAGTTGGATATATCTACGATAAGGAAGCATCGGATGAAGGGAACTTGTGTACCGGAACTCACTGCTTCATGTTGTCATTCTTTATCATGGCAGCTTCGACTTTCTTTGGGGCTCTTGTGGCCCTGGCCTTGTTCTTTCGGACAAGAAATTTCTATAATAATGTTGTTCACAGAAGAGTTGCAGCTAGTTAG
- the LOC107830941 gene encoding protein NUCLEAR FUSION DEFECTIVE 4-like isoform X2 translates to MESSKWLAAVASIWIQCSSGASYTFGIYSPVLKSTQAYDQSTLDTVSVFKDIGANAGILSGLLYTAVAANPTVNRGRLSFLHGGPWVVHLAGAVQCFAGYFFMWLAVTGIIHRPPVAIMSLFMFIAAHAQTFLNTANVVAAVQNFPDHSGTIVGIMKGFLGLSGAILIQVYQTIFRNRPTAYLLLLALLPPITTVLLMSFVTISQTNEDDEKKHLNGFSSIALVLASYLTAVIIVGNIFSLQLSVRITTFAVLIFLLLSPISVAISAHKEKSYRIVKYLLEQNSPAYEQNRSQTHVVDMGQSHDDYDELPAGADQERDRNEKKTPEWGEDMNLLQAMCTTGFWFLFVTTACGMGSGLATVNNISQIGGSLGYTVLEINTLVSLWSIWNFLGRFGAGYVSDYFLRSLGWSRPLFIAITLAGMTVGHAVIASGLPGALYAGSVIVGICYGSQWSLMPTIASEIFGAGHLGTIFNTITVASPVGSYLLSVWVVGYIYDKEASDEGNLCTGTHCFMLSFFIMAASTFFGALVALALFFRTRNFYNNVVHRRVAAS, encoded by the exons ATGGAGAGTAGCAAATGGCTAGCAGCAGTGGCTAGCATATGGATCCAGTGTAGCAGCGGCGCATCATACACCTTCGGTATCTACTCCCCTGTGCTCAAGTCCACCCAAGCTTACGATCAATCCACTCTCGATACCGTCTCTGTCTTCAAAGATATCGGCGCTAACGCCGGAATTCTCTCCGGCCTCCTTTATACGGCTGTCGCCGCCAATCCCACGGTCAACCGAGGCCGTTTGTCATTTCTCCACGGTGGGCCATGGGTTGTCCATCTGGCTGGGGCTGTCCAGTGCTTTGCCGGTTACTTCTTCATGTGGCTCGCCGTCACCGGAATCATACACAGGCCGCCTGTGGCTATTATGTCCCTGTTCATGTTCATCGCTGCTCATGCTCAGACTTTTCTTAATACTGCTAATGTCGTTGCTGCCGTTCAAAACTTCCCGGACCACAGTGGCACTATTGTTGGTATCATGAAG GGTTTCCTCGGGTTGAGTGGAGCAATTTTAATTCAAGTATATCAGACAATCTTTAGAAACAGGCCCACTGCATATCTTCTGTTATTGGCGTTGTTGCCTCCTATAACTACTGTGTTACTTATGTCGTTCGTAACAATCTCGCAAACAAATGAAGATGATGAGAAGAAGCATCTGAATGGTTTCTCATCGATTGCTTTGGTCCTGGCTTCTTATCTCACGGCAGTAATAATTGTGGGAAATATCTTCTCTTTACAATTGTCTGTTCGCATCACCACTTTTGCTGTACTCATTTTCTTGCTACTTTCCCCGATCTCTGTTGCAATCAGTGCCCACAAGGAAAAGTCTTATAGAATAGTTAAATACTTACTCGAGCAAAACTCACCGGCATATGAGCAAAATAGATCTCAGACGCATGTTGTGGACATGGGGCAAAGTCATGATGACTATGACGAGTTGCCTGCTGGAGCTGATCAAGAGAGAGATAGAAATGAGAAGAAGACTCCGGAATGGGGGGAAGATATGAACCTTCTTCAGGCAATGTGCACCACTGGTTTCTGGTTTTTGTTTGTTACCACTGCATGTGGAATGGGATCAGGGCTGGCCACAGTTAATAACATTAGCCAAATAGGAGGGTCTCTTGGGTACACAGTTTTGGAGATAAACACTTTAGTTTCTCTCTGGAGTATCTGGAATTTTCTTGGTCGCTTTGGAGCTGGTTATGTGTCAGATTATTTCTTACGCTCACTTGGTTGGTCAAGGCCATTGTTTATTGCCATTACTCTGGCTGGTATGACTGTTGGCCATGCTGTAATAGCGTCTGGTCTGCCCGGTGCTTTGTATGCCGGCTCTGTTATAGTTGGTATTTGTTATGGATCACAATGGTCACTAATGCCTACAATAGCTTCTGAGATATTTGGTGCAGGGCATCTGGGAACAATATTTAACACCATAACTGTAGCAAGCCCTGTGGGATCTTACCTACTGTCTGTGTGGGTAGTTGGATATATCTACGATAAGGAAGCATCGGATGAAGGGAACTTGTGTACCGGAACTCACTGCTTCATGTTGTCATTCTTTATCATGGCAGCTTCGACTTTCTTTGGGGCTCTTGTGGCCCTGGCCTTGTTCTTTCGGACAAGAAATTTCTATAATAATGTTGTTCACAGAAGAGTTGCAGCTAGTTAG
- the LOC107821624 gene encoding uncharacterized protein LOC107821624: MEEKEKKKSVWDNFDIGKISNAGYKVEFISPKVHGDATVCEIEIEDIRSEIEYWKNTVVCYVLGAFPHFNVLNSYVQRLWGKHGINKVSILRNEIVLVRFDSEAGKNKVIEGGIYHFDNKPFIVKVWTTDMEFTREELYTMPIWIRLPGLDFKYWSPKGLSKIGSLVGKPLMVDKNTEKKLGLILLAC, translated from the coding sequence AtggaggaaaaggagaagaagaaatctGTGTGGGACAACTTTGACATCGGTAAGATTTCAAATGCAGGATATAAAGTAGAATTTATCTCCCCAAAAGTACATGGTGATGCTACAGTGTGTGAAATAGAGATAGAGGACATAAGATCGGAAATAGAATACTGGAAAAATACAGTTGTCTGCTATGTCCTTGGGGCTTTCCCACATTTCAATGTTTTAAATAGTTATGTCCAGAGATTATGGGGGAAGCATGGCATTAACAAAGTTTCAATACTAAGGAATGAAATTGTGTTGGTGAGATTTGACTCAGAAGCGGGGAAGAATAAGGTTATTGAAGGTGGAATATACCATTTTGACAACAAGCCATTCATAGTCAAAGTTTGGACAACAGACATGGAGTTCACGCGTGAGGAGCTATACACAATGCCTATATGGATACGATTACCAGGATTGGATTTTAAATATTGGAGCCCTAAAGGGTTGAGTAAAATAGGAAGTTTAGTAGGGAAACCTCTTATGGTTGATAAGAACACAGAAAAAAAACTAGGCTTAATTTTGCTCGCATGTTAA
- the LOC142179868 gene encoding uncharacterized protein LOC142179868, producing MECHQLVEKITSRIKIGYSRTLSYAGRLQIITAILFCLYNFWEAVFILPRSVLKEVDKQWRDYLWGNKEDGRKIALVSWDKVCVPKKYGGLNIKNCAKWNMASVGKLIWQLTMKQVTLWIRWVHGLCMKDSEDFWSHTPPQDSSWYWRKSNSLKAEMTHWYHNGRYWLTPNGKYSVSSSYQALLNNVQRWKEADLVWSSLLFPRNMFLLWLASRKRLLTKERLGRLQIQIDSTMCELCYDLKEETQRHLFYECGWTTELRDKLETWSGIKIEGKEVLQSIRWIKRRH from the coding sequence ATGGAGTGCCACCAACTGGTTGAAAAGATCACAAGCAGGATAAAAATTGGCTACTCAAGAACCTTATCTTATGCAGGGAGATTACAAATCATTACTGCAATATTGTTCTGTTTATACAACTTTTGGGAAGCGGTTTTCATACTTCCACGGAGTGTTCTAAAGGAAGTTGATAAACAATGGAGAGACTACCTATGGGGAAATAAGGAGGATGGGAGGAAGATTGCTTTAGTCTCTTGGGATAAAGTTTGTGTCCCAAAGAAGTATGGAGGTTTGAATATAAAAAACTGTGCTAAGTGGAATATGGCTTCAGTGGGCAAACTAATATGGCAACTGACCATGAAACAAGTCACTTTATGGATTAGATGGGTGCATGGATTATGTATGAAAGATAGTGAAGATTTTTGGAGTCACACTCCACCACAAGATAGCAGTTGGTATTGGAGGAAATCAAACTCCCTTAAAGCAGAGATGACTCATTGGTACCACAATGGTAGATATTGGTTGACACCTAATGGAAAGTACTCAGTATCAAGCAGCTACCAAGCATTGCTGAACAATGTTCAGAGATGGAAGGAGGCAGACCTGGTGTGGAGCTCTCTATTGTTTCCTAGGAACATGTTCCTTTTGTGGTTAGCAAGTCGGAAGAGATTACTAACGAAGGAAAGGTTGGGCAGATTGCAGATTCAAATAGACTCCACAATGTGTGAGTTATGCTATGACTTAAAGGAGGAAACACAGAGGCATTTGTTCTATGAATGTGGATGGACAACAGAGCTGAGGGACAAGTTGGAAACATGGTCAGGCATTAAGATAGAAGGGAAAGAAGTGTTGCAGTCAATACGGTGGATCAAAAGAAGACATTGA